The Bdellovibrionales bacterium genome segment TGAACAAGGGGAATTTCGAGAGACTTGTCACAGCGCTAAACAAATTTGCAGCAAATGTCATCGCGGATCTTGACGACGAAGCATGTGTCGTTAAGGAGTGACAACAAATAACTATATCAATTTGTCTTCTTTATTTTGAAAGCGCAGCGTTTATTGCGGCAATCAACTGAACATCATCTGGCTCTGTTTTTGAAGGAAACCTGTTGATTAGCTTTCCAGTCCGATTAACTAGGAATTTTTCAAAATTCCAAGCAATTTCCTTTTCTGCATTTTCAGATTTCGTAAGCCACCTAAAGAGCGGATCTTTCTGAGCTCCACTAACAACCATTTTAGGGGTTAAAGGAAAACTAACCCCATAATTTAGTTTACAAAATTTCTTCACTTCATCATTTCCCTCCGGGGTCTGCGATCCAAAATCATTGCTGGGCACTCCCAAAACCACAAGTCCCTTATCCTTGAACCTCTGATGAAGTTTTTCCAATCCATCAAGCTGTCCTGTATAACCACAGCGCGTAGCAATATTTACGACGAGGACAACTTTACCCTTATATTCACTCAGATCCATGGCGATTCCTTTGTTAGACAAAACTAGAAATATAAATGCAAAAGCTATTCTCATATCTTCCTCACTAGCAAAGATTTAGAAAGAAATCTGGATTTTTCTTCGACCACCGCCAAATCCCTTTGGGCCCCATTTTGCTACCCCAAGAAAATTATGATTTGGTCTCAAAATACAAAACTGCCATGGTAAACCAAAGTCCACAACTACAAAATTTCGAAAATTGACTTGCTCAGCACCACAAAAAGATAGCCAGGAATCTGTCATCCTGTTTTGACTCATGACCGATATGGAATTCATTTCTTTAGCTCCGCTGGAAATTTCATTGACACGCCCAAATCCAAGAAAATAGACTTCGGCATTCGGTGAGGTTTTTTTTGAAATAGTTGCTTGTTCTTACTGTCTTGCTTTCGACCTTTCCAGCATTTAGTTTGGTCACGATTTCAAAGGAATACCTCTTCCCGCCAAACAAATTGGCAACTGTCGAAAGCGAAATTCAAAAAGCCGCCACTCGAGATTCTGAGATGCAAGAGTATCCCGTTTTTATTTCGATTGACCGAGAAAATGGAATTAGCCTGGGGTGTCCACCGCACATGCCAAAGACCGATACAACTGGATGCTCGCTGTATTTCTCTCTCAAATTCGATTCGCTCTCACTGATCATTAAAAAGGGTTTGTCACTTTCTTTTAAGTCTCAGCAGGTTGTTGATCAACTGAAAGCGATTGATCCGGAATCGACGCAAGACCATCAACATTTCGGTTCGCCATTTGAAAAAGCGGATTCCTTTTCCAGTCATTACTATTGTCAAGTAGAAAACCTAGAAAGAGAAAAGGCTTGGCAATGCTATCTTTTTATTACTGAAAGCCTTGGGGGACCTGGTGAATCGAAATGAGTGAACTCTAAACTGAAGTTCAGAGTTCACTCGACATCGACCGCTCAGTCTTTGATGGTTTTGACTGGTTCAGCGACCTGCAATCGTCTTCAAGACATTCAACTCTCCTACCAGCAGGCGGGCGCGACAAGTTTTGGACTAAAAATCCTTGGAAGCTACAATCAATGACGGAATATGCGAAAGTGGAGAAGTCTGTATTTACGCATTTCGAACGACCGGCATCTAAACGCTCTACAAGCACCTCTTCATATTCCCTCTATTTGAACAAACTTGGCGGCAAGGGAATGAAAACAGAAGTCCTTTTTGCGTACTCCGAAAATCCGGGCCGAGATTTCATAAGATGTTCAAGCATAGACACTCCAGAAACTTTTAGAATTAAATAAGTCACTCCGATGGGGGAAATAATCGTCGCCCAACCAAAGGGTAAATCAATAACCATGATCCAAATACCCCACCACTGCAAAACTTCTCCAAAGTAGTTGGGGTGTCGCGACCAGCTCCAAAGCCCCTCGGTCATCAATTTGCCCTTGTTCTCAGATTTGCGCTTGAACCTTCTCAGCTGCTCATCTGCAATCGTCTCAAAAAGAAAACCGGATGCGGCCACAATGAGTCCAAGCCAACTGATCCAGGACAATGTGGTGGAAGCGGCTTCATCTATGGCGAGTAAGACGGGAGTGAGAAACAGATAGAGTATAAAAGGCTGGAGAACAAAAACTTGCAGATAGGACCGCCAAAGCCAATTCTGGCCCCAAGCTTTTCGCCAGTTATTGTAGCGAACATCTTCAGCTCTGTGAGAGAGATTGCGCCATCCCACATGAATAAAGAGTCGAGTTGCCCAAACGGTCAATAGGATGAGAATCGCAATGGCCCTCTGAGAAACAGACGAGAGCCCATGAGGAGCTCCCCATAGCGCAGCCCCCAAGGCGGTGAGTATAAAAGCTGGCCCCCAAAGTACGTCAGCTAAGTCATTTTTCTTTAGCAAAAGAGCTGGAATGGATACGACTTGAAACAAAATAATTGCCACCAAGAATCCAATTGACCAAACATTAACGGTCATTAACCCCCCTCAATCTTGAAGCAATCGAGTTTCCATAGAACAAAATTGACGATTGAGATTGCTTGATATCCACATACAAACTCTAACAGAATCGATCGATTTGTATAGAATTATCTATACATACTAAATTCCTTAATGTAAGATGGTAGATGGAGTCCCAAGGAGGAGCATTATTGGATACTGGCCCTCGGCGAGAAGAATTCCGAAAATCTATATTCGCGGTAGTCGTTGGATCACCAAGGCTTGATTTTGGATGGATTCTCTCCCGGACTCCTGTGTTAACTGAAAGTAGTATTGAAAAAGCTCTGAGTGCCGCAGAGTCTGTGGGATATGATCGCGAATTATTTAAATCTTTTCAAAGGTAACATATGGAAAAGCTAAAACAGTTTTTTGTAGCTTTGGTTCTATTTGCGGTGTTTGATTTTATATGGCTTGGCTTTGTCATGAAAGATTTCAATATGCGCCAATTGGCCGAGATCGGGAGATTTGAAAACGGTATTTTTCAGATGTACTATCCAGCAGCTTTATCCACGTACTTTTTGATGGCACTGGCTGTGCCTCTTTATGTTTTGCCAAAATTGACGAGGCAGGATTCTCTGTTAAAAGTATTTTCTTCTGGCGCAATCTTGGGAATGATAATTTATGGCGTGTTTGACATGACAAATTTGGCGATCCTAAAAAACTACCCTGTGGCCTTTATTGCCCCCGATATCGCATGGGGAACATTTGTTTTCGGCCTGGTGTCGGTATTTACCTTAAAACTGGACAGGCAAAGATGAATACTTCTTCAATAGCCTCAATCTGTAAAATAGTTTTTTTAGTCATGCCAATGTACTCGGGAGTAACTATGGCCACCGAAGAACCAAAATATAAAATAGAATCCAAAGGTGATCTTTACGAAGTTCGGAATTATGACTCTACCTTGGTTGCGGAAACAACGATTGATGCCAACTTTGAAGATGCGGGCAATCGAGCCTTCAGAATATTGGCAGACTATATTTTTGGCAACAATGCGATTGAGACCAAAATCGAAATGACCGCGCCTGTTTCCCAAGTAAAATCAAAAAAAATAGAAATGACTGCACCCGTAAATTTAAGCAAGAATGATATGGGCTTTGTGGTCCAATTCACCATGCCAGCCACATTTACCTTGGAGAATATCCCTAAGCCCAATGACGAGAGAGTTCTCATTCGCGAAATTCCAAAGCGAAAGGTGGCAGTGTTTAGCTATTCGGGCTCGTGGTCTGAGGATCGCTACAAACGAAAACTTGCGGAGTTTCGGTCAGCCCTAGAAAAGGATCAAATTAAAACCTTAGGCGAACCGGTTTTTGCGAGGTATAATTCTCCATTTCAACTTTGGTTTTTAAGACGCAATGAAATTTGGCTCGAGGTTGCTCATTGAATGAGTCACGAAAATTTCTTTCTCAGCAGGATTTCCTCGAAACTCATCCACAACCATCGACTCCAAAGCTCCGACATCTCTTCTCTGCATTCTCAACTTGGTTAGAGATTCTATCCAGAAGCTGCTTCAAAATTCGCTCAATGGACAAAAACCGTCCTCCTGCAACAAACGGATCTAAGTTACCATCCAGAACATCGTCGATTGACTGAGATTCTACAATGCTTGCCATTCGCGTATCAACCACGACACCTAATTTCCTTTTATAGGATCTAACAAAAGGAACGGCGGACCCAGTATTTTCCATTTTGGCCACATCACTTCTTCTCTGTTGGCGAGCCCGCTCCTTTTGCTCCTCCTGCTTTTGCTTAACTTTCGCCCTCACAATCTCCAGCGCTACCTCTCTGTTTTGATGTTGCGAACGATAGGTTGACATCACAACTTGAATGCCAGTGTGAATATGGATCACTCGGACCGCAGATTCTGTCTTATTGACATGCTGCCCGCCAGGCCCACGTGATTTCTTGATGGGTTCAATCAAAAATTCTTCATCGGTGAACCTAGTTTTATCGTCTACAGAGACTGTCGGGTCGGAAGGTCCAGGCAATACAGTAACCAAAACATTTACGGTGGTGATTTTTTCCTCGTTGCCCTTCTTTACGGTTGCTCCGCGCAATTCGCCCATCGCGGCCATAAGTCTATGAATCCCAGATTCCCATTCCAGAGCCCGAAAAACCCCTGGACCCTCAATTTTTATTACAATACTACTAATACCCTGACTCGATCTACTAGACGCGCTATTGTGAATGACCTCAGATGTAGAAATAATTTCAGTCTTCCACTTTCTCTTCTCCGCATAACTAAGATACATTTCTTTCAACAGGTAAACAAAAAGATCGGAATTTGCGTCTTTCATACTGATTTCAATATAGGCCGAATCACGATTTATCTCTGGTTGCCAAGTATTTTCAAGCTGGATAAGGCGATCCAAAATACTATCCCAATATCTTCTCACAGAATCAATCCAAGCCTTGGCTTCTTCACGAAACATAGAAATCAACTGCAGCGTGTTCGCTTTGTCATTCGATACCTGCGCCTCAGTCATTGCCAATATGGCCGCTTCCATACTGCGTACTTCAACCTCATTTTTTTCGATGTCATCAACTTCCTTTTTAATTTTCCCGAAAGCTTCCAATAGAGCCAACTCGAAGAAGACTTCTGGATCTCGCGATTTCAACTGATTGAGTTGCACCCTGTAGTCGATACCCAGATCATTGATCGCTTTCCATTTTTCATTGAGAGCCACTAGGACTTGCACAAGCAGTTTCTGAGTGGATTCGGGCAACTGAGCTTCGCCAGTAATTGGCTTGTGACCAGTGAGGAAAAATCGGCAGGAGACGCTCTCGTGACCTGATTTTATATTTTGCGACTGTGCGAGGCCAATGTGCAAAAAAAAGACGATCCAAAGTCCCACCAATATCATTGGAATTCTGATCACATTTCCGAAGCCGCTTGTGCACGCTGTCTTTTTTAATGGCCGAAAGGATTGTTTTGGGGACTTGGTTCCGGGTAGCTTTGCCAGAGGAGCTAAAAATGTTTTCATAATGAGACGAGCTTGCAAACTCAGTTCCACATGA includes the following:
- a CDS encoding glutathione peroxidase; the encoded protein is MRIAFAFIFLVLSNKGIAMDLSEYKGKVVLVVNIATRCGYTGQLDGLEKLHQRFKDKGLVVLGVPSNDFGSQTPEGNDEVKKFCKLNYGVSFPLTPKMVVSGAQKDPLFRWLTKSENAEKEIAWNFEKFLVNRTGKLINRFPSKTEPDDVQLIAAINAALSK
- a CDS encoding DUF1295 domain-containing protein — encoded protein: MTVNVWSIGFLVAIILFQVVSIPALLLKKNDLADVLWGPAFILTALGAALWGAPHGLSSVSQRAIAILILLTVWATRLFIHVGWRNLSHRAEDVRYNNWRKAWGQNWLWRSYLQVFVLQPFILYLFLTPVLLAIDEAASTTLSWISWLGLIVAASGFLFETIADEQLRRFKRKSENKGKLMTEGLWSWSRHPNYFGEVLQWWGIWIMVIDLPFGWATIISPIGVTYLILKVSGVSMLEHLMKSRPGFSEYAKRTSVFIPLPPSLFK
- a CDS encoding lipocalin family protein, whose translation is MDTGPRREEFRKSIFAVVVGSPRLDFGWILSRTPVLTESSIEKALSAAESVGYDRELFKSFQR
- a CDS encoding DUF2177 family protein, with the translated sequence MEKLKQFFVALVLFAVFDFIWLGFVMKDFNMRQLAEIGRFENGIFQMYYPAALSTYFLMALAVPLYVLPKLTRQDSLLKVFSSGAILGMIIYGVFDMTNLAILKNYPVAFIAPDIAWGTFVFGLVSVFTLKLDRQR
- a CDS encoding heme-binding protein gives rise to the protein MATEEPKYKIESKGDLYEVRNYDSTLVAETTIDANFEDAGNRAFRILADYIFGNNAIETKIEMTAPVSQVKSKKIEMTAPVNLSKNDMGFVVQFTMPATFTLENIPKPNDERVLIREIPKRKVAVFSYSGSWSEDRYKRKLAEFRSALEKDQIKTLGEPVFARYNSPFQLWFLRRNEIWLEVAH
- a CDS encoding PCRF domain-containing protein, which produces MKTFLAPLAKLPGTKSPKQSFRPLKKTACTSGFGNVIRIPMILVGLWIVFFLHIGLAQSQNIKSGHESVSCRFFLTGHKPITGEAQLPESTQKLLVQVLVALNEKWKAINDLGIDYRVQLNQLKSRDPEVFFELALLEAFGKIKKEVDDIEKNEVEVRSMEAAILAMTEAQVSNDKANTLQLISMFREEAKAWIDSVRRYWDSILDRLIQLENTWQPEINRDSAYIEISMKDANSDLFVYLLKEMYLSYAEKRKWKTEIISTSEVIHNSASSRSSQGISSIVIKIEGPGVFRALEWESGIHRLMAAMGELRGATVKKGNEEKITTVNVLVTVLPGPSDPTVSVDDKTRFTDEEFLIEPIKKSRGPGGQHVNKTESAVRVIHIHTGIQVVMSTYRSQHQNREVALEIVRAKVKQKQEEQKERARQQRRSDVAKMENTGSAVPFVRSYKRKLGVVVDTRMASIVESQSIDDVLDGNLDPFVAGGRFLSIERILKQLLDRISNQVENAEKRCRSFGVDGCG